From Zea mays cultivar B73 chromosome 3, Zm-B73-REFERENCE-NAM-5.0, whole genome shotgun sequence:
cgacgagcgtcgaTCGGCTCGCGGCTGCGATCATGGGCGGGgtcagcaggttggggaggaagaacagtgCGAAGGGcgggaagacgaacgggacgtccgacAACGCCGAAAACgatgatgtgaaacgtcctcgtgaacgtgcaatagccactgcgcgagtcGATGTCGAGGCTGGTGTCGgtcgaatacggggaggaggcgctTGCTCCTACGCCCTCTACGAAGAATGGGTGGCGAGGAGGTGAAGGCAtgagggagagagaaaagaagtagaataGCGAACGAGGTGctggcaactgaggcgaggaccatcgttatcgtgcggaggtatagataaCCAAATAGACCGTGTCTGGCGAGCTGGCCCgagatacaatttatattcaatattataaacacatgagcatgatgttctactggttagacagcttcaggcagtgtcttccacccttcttctatcagggtgtgggttcaaaccctACCTCCTGCACCGTGCTTTTTAACATACCCCACCTGCTGCACCgatttttaatattttacgctgagtTGATTTAGAAGAAATGTGGggacttttttaaaaaaaaggtgACGAAGCACGACCGTTGAAACTTGTGCtttaaatatagtagagataaAATAAATTAAATCCACAATGGCGATGATAATTACATCAAGTAAAACGTAGCCATTGCCCCGTCATCAAAGTAAGGTAGTAAAAAACCAATAGCTGATTTGTTGTTTTAAGATAACACAACTGCAGACTGTACACCACCCACAATCCCACGCACTCCATGTAATGTCCAAGTCGAAGATCACAGAAGACAGAACGAGAAATCCACAAGCCGGACCTGCAACCAACTTAATCTTTCTTCTTGCTGGCCGGGGAGCAGAACCTCTCGAGCAGCATGGCGAAGAACCCAGCGAAGTCGAGCCGCTTCTTCGGGTCATCTTGCTCCACCTCCCCGTTCGTTTCTTCAGGCTTGTCTCCTCCAGCAGAAGTttctgcagcagcagcagcagcggtcTCAGCTGGAATTTCAGCTTCGGGTTCAGCTGTCTGCTGCAAAGCTGCGGCGACAGCCTGAATCTCTTGCACGGCCTGCTCCAACACACTAGGTTCTCCAGCCATGCCATCAGAGGCACCCTCGTCGGCGCTCTGCGCTCCTTCTGCCTTCTCTTCGGACTCAGCTTCTTTATCTTCGGATCCTGTCCATGTTAAGTACGATGCAAATGTTTAGCGACCAGGCCGTGGACGAACAGAATCTATGCTGTCCCAAGAAACAACGCATGTTTTACCATGTCTCCGCAGACGGAGAGCGCCAGCGAGGCTCATCACCTCGTCCTTGACCTTGTCCACCACTTCCGGGTGGCTCTTCACCTTGTCCATCACAGCGCTGACCTTCTCCATCGCTTCTGGGTGGCCCTtcaccttgtccatcactgcactGAAAGCGTCCATGTCCttgttgttcccctgttcctcgcTTCCTCGCTCTGCAATATCCACATGAATCACTGTATGCTTTGAACACACCCTCGATTAGTGCATGCATAATTACCAATAACTCAAACGAGAAACAGGGGGGCATTATTATGATCTGCTGTCTGATTGAAATGAAATGGTTGTTGTCGACAATAGAGAAGATGCGAGATCCTATTCCTAGGCATTTTACCTGAATCAAAACTTACATAGTGAGGAAGAAACACTTCCTTACAAGCTGAACCAGACTGCAGATTCGAAGGCTAGTGAAGTAAGCAAGGAGTGGGGAAAGGCTAACTGACCAAAACTGAGAGGGGAATTGCCTTTCAATGTGAAGCTTTATAATCGTGGGGTTATGGCGCTAACTGAG
This genomic window contains:
- the LOC542539 gene encoding gibberellin responsive 1 isoform X2; this encodes MDAFSAVMDKVKGHPEAMEKVSAVMDKVKSHPEVVDKVKDEVMSLAGALRLRRHGSEDKEAESEEKAEGAQSADEGASDGMAGEPSVLEQAVQEIQAVAAALQQTAEPEAEIPAETAAAAAAETSAGGDKPEETNGEVEQDDPKKRLDFAGFFAMLLERFCSPASKKKD
- the LOC542539 gene encoding gibberellin responsive 1; the encoded protein is MFFQRKKSKKAKDSRGSQKKGKDGRGKNDLFDRAKGGLDALAGSLQEAKKDAETATEKLQGDVKSGMETIRHKGSGLLEKAKEELGSHSDASRSSKELERGSEEQGNNKDMDAFSAVMDKVKGHPEAMEKVSAVMDKVKSHPEVVDKVKDEVMSLAGALRLRRHGSEDKEAESEEKAEGAQSADEGASDGMAGEPSVLEQAVQEIQAVAAALQQTAEPEAEIPAETAAAAAAETSAGGDKPEETNGEVEQDDPKKRLDFAGFFAMLLERFCSPASKKKD